A DNA window from Gorilla gorilla gorilla isolate KB3781 chromosome 6, NHGRI_mGorGor1-v2.1_pri, whole genome shotgun sequence contains the following coding sequences:
- the LOC115935247 gene encoding nucleophosmin-like: MEDSMDMDMSPLRPQNYLFGCELKTDKDYHFKVDNDENEHQLSLRTVSLGAGAKDELHIVEAEAMNYEGSPIKVTLATLKMSVQPTVSLGGFEITPPVVLRLKCGSGPVHISGQHLVAVEEDAESEDEEEEDVKLLSISGKRSAPGGGSKVPQKKVKLAADEDDDDDDEEDDDEDDDDDDFDDEEAEEKAPVKKSIRDTPAKNAQKSNQNGKDSKPSSTPRSKGQESFKKQEKTPKTPKGPSSVEDIKAKMQASIEKAH; this comes from the coding sequence ATGGAAGATTCGATGGACATGGACATGAGCCCCCTGAGGCCCCAGAACTATCTTTTCGGTTGTGAACTAAAGACCGACAAAGATTATCACTTTAAGGTGGATAATGATGAAAATGAGCACCAGTTATCTTTAAGAACGGTCAGTTTAGGGGCTGGTGCAAAGGATGAATTGCACATTGTTGAAGCAGAGGCAATGAATTACGAAGGCAGTCCAATTAAAGTAACACTGGCAACTTTGAAAATGTCTGTACAGCCAACGGTTTCCCTTGGGGGCTTTGAAATAACACCACCAGTGGTCTTAAGGTTGAAGTGTGGTTCAGGGCCAGTGCATATTAGTGGACAGCACTTAGTAGCTGTGGAGGAAGATGCAGAGTcagaagatgaagaggaggaggatgtgAAACTCTTAAGTATATCTGGAAAGCGGTCTGCCCCTGGAGGTGGTAGCAAGGTTccacagaaaaaagtaaaacttgctgctgatgaagatgatgacgatgatgatgaagaggatgatgatgaagatgatgatgatgatgattttgatgatgaggaagctgaagaaaaAGCGCCAGTGAAGAAATCTATACGAGATACTCCAGCCAAAAATGCACAAAAGTCAAATCAGAATGGAAAAGACTCAAAACCATCATCAACACCAAGATCAAAAGGACAAGAATCcttcaaaaaacaggaaaaaactcctaaaacaccaaaaggacCTAGTTCTGTAGAAGACATTAAAGCAAAAATGCAAGCAAGTATAGAAAAAGCTCATTGA